In the Rhizobium sp. CB3090 genome, one interval contains:
- a CDS encoding MBL fold metallo-hydrolase: MTDKSGFRKTSNPYYQGPISDHFDGLRFFNPGGVEPGGFRDLLKWQLGGGRARWPRSVVSLFPPATPDSRVFGDALRVTMVGHATMLIQAAGLNILTDPVWSERVSPFTFIGPKRAVPPGIRFEDLPPIDLVLVSHNHYDHLDLATLKRLHETHAPKILTPLGNDAIIRRGAPDARITTMDWGDRIGIAGEVTVDAEPCHHWSARGAGDRRMALWAAFVITTPAGKIYHIGDTGFHGGLNYEAARQKHGGFRLAILPFGAYEPRWFMKGQHQNPEEAVKGMKLCNAAHVAGHHFATFQLTDEAIDAPVKALEVALKAEGVEPDRFRPLRAGEVFDVPMV, encoded by the coding sequence ATGACAGACAAATCCGGCTTCCGGAAGACATCGAACCCCTATTATCAAGGTCCAATCTCCGATCATTTCGACGGGTTACGCTTCTTCAATCCGGGCGGTGTGGAACCGGGTGGTTTCCGCGACTTGTTGAAATGGCAACTCGGCGGCGGCCGCGCGCGTTGGCCGCGTTCGGTCGTCAGCCTGTTTCCGCCGGCCACGCCCGATAGTCGTGTTTTCGGCGATGCGCTGCGGGTGACGATGGTTGGCCATGCCACGATGCTGATCCAGGCGGCCGGTCTCAATATATTGACCGATCCGGTGTGGTCGGAACGCGTCAGCCCCTTCACCTTCATCGGACCGAAACGGGCGGTGCCGCCCGGCATCCGCTTCGAAGACCTGCCGCCGATCGATCTCGTGCTGGTCTCGCACAATCACTATGACCATCTCGACCTCGCGACGCTGAAGCGGCTGCACGAGACACATGCACCGAAAATCCTGACCCCGCTCGGCAACGATGCCATTATCCGCCGCGGGGCGCCCGATGCCCGGATCACGACGATGGATTGGGGCGATCGCATCGGCATCGCCGGCGAGGTGACGGTCGACGCCGAGCCCTGCCATCACTGGTCAGCGCGTGGCGCGGGCGACCGCCGCATGGCGCTCTGGGCCGCTTTCGTCATCACGACTCCCGCCGGCAAGATCTACCATATCGGCGATACCGGCTTTCACGGTGGCTTGAATTACGAGGCGGCGCGGCAAAAGCACGGCGGCTTCCGCCTCGCGATCCTGCCTTTCGGCGCCTACGAGCCGCGCTGGTTCATGAAGGGTCAGCATCAGAATCCGGAAGAAGCGGTAAAAGGCATGAAGCTCTGCAACGCCGCCCACGTCGCAGGCCATCATTTCGCGACCTTTCAGCTCACGGACGAGGCGATCGATGCGCCGGTGAAGGCGCTGGAGGTGGCCTTGAAGGCCGAGGGTGTGGAACCGGATCGGTTTAGGCCGTTGAGAGCGGGGGAAGTGTTCGATGTGCCTATGGTTTAA
- the ffh gene encoding signal recognition particle protein, translating to MFENLQDRLGSILNGLTGRGALSEADVSAALREVRRALLEADVALDVVRSFTDRVREKAVGAEILKSIKPGQMVVKIVHDELIEMLGGEGVGIDLNAPAPVVVMMVGLQGSGKTTTTAKIASRMTSRDRKKVLMASLDTRRPAAQEQLRQLGVQTGVDTLPIIAGQSPTDIAARAVQAAKLGGHDIVILDTAGRTHIDEPLMVEMAEIKKKSNPHEILLVADSLTGQDAVNLARNFDERVGITGLVLTRMDGDGRGGAALSMRAVTGKPIKLIGVGEKMGELEEFHPRRIADRILGMGDIVSLVEKAAENIDAEKAAAMAAKMAKGKFDLNDLADQLKQMQKMGGMGGIMGMMPGMAGMKDKMAAAGLNDKLFGRQLAIISSMTKAERANPDLLKHSRKKRIAAGSGTDAADINKLLKMHRQMADMMKMMGGKGKGGMMKQLMGGLAGKMGLGGGMGGMPDLSNIDPKQLEALQKQAEAAGLGRPGAMPGGLPGLGGGGGLPGLGGAKLPGLGGGFPGLPGLPKKK from the coding sequence ATGTTTGAAAACCTCCAGGACCGTCTTGGTTCCATTCTGAATGGACTGACAGGCCGCGGCGCGCTTTCGGAAGCCGATGTTTCCGCAGCACTTCGCGAGGTTCGCCGCGCGCTGTTGGAAGCCGACGTGGCGCTGGACGTCGTGCGCTCCTTTACCGATCGCGTCCGCGAAAAGGCCGTCGGCGCCGAAATCCTGAAGTCGATCAAGCCTGGCCAGATGGTCGTCAAGATCGTTCACGACGAGCTGATCGAAATGCTCGGTGGCGAAGGTGTCGGCATCGATCTCAACGCGCCGGCTCCGGTCGTCGTCATGATGGTCGGTCTGCAGGGTTCCGGTAAGACGACCACCACGGCGAAGATCGCCAGCCGCATGACGAGCCGCGACCGCAAGAAGGTCCTGATGGCCTCGCTTGACACGCGCCGTCCGGCCGCACAGGAGCAGTTGCGCCAGCTCGGCGTTCAGACGGGCGTCGACACCCTTCCGATCATCGCCGGCCAATCGCCGACCGATATCGCCGCGCGCGCCGTGCAGGCCGCCAAGCTCGGCGGACATGACATCGTCATTCTCGACACCGCCGGCCGTACGCATATCGACGAGCCGCTCATGGTCGAGATGGCGGAGATCAAGAAGAAGTCCAATCCGCACGAAATCCTGCTGGTCGCTGACTCTTTGACCGGTCAGGACGCCGTCAATCTCGCCCGCAATTTCGACGAGCGCGTCGGCATCACCGGCCTAGTGCTGACCCGCATGGACGGCGACGGCCGCGGCGGTGCCGCCCTTTCGATGCGCGCCGTCACCGGCAAGCCGATCAAGCTGATCGGTGTCGGCGAAAAGATGGGCGAGCTGGAGGAATTCCACCCTCGCCGCATCGCCGACCGCATCCTCGGCATGGGCGATATCGTTTCGCTGGTCGAAAAGGCGGCTGAGAATATCGACGCCGAAAAGGCGGCCGCCATGGCCGCCAAGATGGCCAAGGGCAAGTTCGATCTGAACGACCTCGCCGACCAGCTCAAGCAGATGCAGAAGATGGGCGGCATGGGCGGCATCATGGGCATGATGCCCGGCATGGCCGGCATGAAGGACAAGATGGCCGCTGCCGGTCTCAACGACAAGCTTTTCGGCCGCCAGCTCGCCATCATCTCCTCGATGACCAAGGCCGAGCGCGCCAATCCTGACCTCTTGAAGCATTCCCGCAAGAAGCGCATCGCGGCCGGCTCCGGCACCGATGCCGCCGACATCAACAAGCTTCTGAAGATGCACCGCCAGATGGCGGACATGATGAAGATGATGGGCGGCAAGGGCAAAGGCGGCATGATGAAGCAGCTCATGGGCGGCCTTGCCGGCAAGATGGGCCTCGGCGGCGGCATGGGGGGCATGCCCGACCTGTCGAACATCGATCCCAAGCAGTTGGAAGCCCTGCAGAAACAGGCGGAAGCCGCCGGCCTCGGCCGTCCCGGCGCTATGCCGGGCGGATTGCCGGGTCTGGGCGGCGGTGGCGGTTTGCCGGGTCTCGGCGGCGCCAAGCTCCCTGGCCTCGGCGGTGGTTTCCCGGGCCTGCCCGGTTTGCCGAAGAAGAAGTGA
- a CDS encoding chorismate mutase, giving the protein MIDPDVKAQLGNYRQSIDNIDAALVHMLAERFRCTKEVGVLKAKYNLPPADPAREEYQIERLRHLAKDANLDPDFAEKFLNFVIKEVIRHHEQIAADLKA; this is encoded by the coding sequence ATGATTGATCCAGATGTCAAGGCCCAATTGGGTAACTACCGCCAGTCGATCGACAATATCGATGCCGCTCTGGTGCACATGCTGGCCGAACGCTTCCGCTGCACGAAGGAAGTCGGTGTGCTGAAGGCCAAATACAATCTGCCGCCGGCCGACCCGGCGCGCGAGGAATACCAGATCGAACGCCTGCGCCACCTGGCAAAGGACGCAAATCTGGATCCGGATTTCGCCGAGAAGTTCTTGAACTTCGTCATCAAGGAAGTCATCCGGCACCATGAACAGATCGCTGCGGATCTCAAAGCATGA
- the rpsP gene encoding 30S ribosomal protein S16: protein MALKIRLARGGSKKRPYYHVVVADARSPRDGRFLETLGSWNPMLAKDDAKRVELKAERIKHWLDHGAQPTDRVLRFLAEAGIAKREAKNNPEKAKPGKRAQERAAEKAQKAADAAAAAE from the coding sequence ATGGCACTGAAAATTCGTCTCGCCCGCGGTGGCTCCAAGAAGCGCCCGTACTATCACGTTGTCGTAGCTGACGCCCGTTCGCCCCGCGACGGCCGTTTCCTGGAGACCCTCGGTTCCTGGAACCCGATGCTTGCCAAGGACGACGCCAAGCGCGTTGAACTCAAGGCCGAGCGCATCAAGCATTGGCTCGACCACGGCGCCCAGCCGACCGATCGCGTTCTGCGCTTCCTCGCCGAGGCGGGCATTGCCAAGCGCGAAGCCAAGAACAACCCGGAAAAGGCAAAGCCGGGCAAGCGCGCCCAGGAACGCGCCGCTGAAAAGGCACAGAAGGCTGCTGACGCCGCCGCCGCTGCTGAATAA
- the rimM gene encoding ribosome maturation factor RimM (Essential for efficient processing of 16S rRNA) — protein MTKLENPVLMATIGAAQGLRGEVRARAFTSDPTALGDYGHLHSLDGRSFEVLEIREAKNVVIVRFRGVNDRNAAEALNGLELYIERDNLPDDELEDDEFFYADLEGLEAVDDKGTGYGTVSGIYDFGAGDLLELKGPGKRPVLIPFSEAAVLEIDLEGGKILIDPMAAGLVDNPDDFTGKPPKRPDKTKK, from the coding sequence ATGACGAAACTTGAAAACCCGGTATTGATGGCCACTATCGGCGCCGCGCAGGGCCTGAGAGGCGAAGTGCGCGCCCGCGCATTCACCTCCGACCCCACAGCGCTCGGCGATTACGGCCATCTGCATAGCCTCGACGGCCGCAGCTTCGAGGTACTGGAGATCCGCGAAGCCAAGAACGTGGTGATCGTCCGCTTTCGCGGCGTCAACGACCGCAATGCCGCCGAGGCGCTGAATGGGCTGGAACTCTATATCGAGCGCGACAACCTGCCGGACGACGAGCTGGAGGACGACGAGTTCTTTTATGCCGATCTCGAAGGCCTGGAAGCGGTCGATGACAAAGGCACCGGCTACGGCACGGTCAGCGGCATCTATGATTTCGGCGCCGGCGACCTGCTGGAGCTGAAGGGCCCGGGCAAACGCCCGGTGCTCATCCCGTTCTCAGAAGCTGCCGTGCTGGAAATCGACCTGGAAGGCGGCAAGATCCTGATCGACCCTATGGCGGCGGGCTTGGTCGACAACCCCGACGATTTCACCGGCAAGCCACCGAAGCGGCCCGATAAAACCAAGAAATGA
- the trmD gene encoding tRNA (guanosine(37)-N1)-methyltransferase TrmD, with protein MSFRATILTLYPEMFPGHLGTSLAGKAMQRGQWSLDTVQIRDFATDKHRTVDDTPAGGGAGMVLKPDVLARAIDHASENDDRPRLLMSPRGKPLTQKRVRELAAGNGVIIVCGRFEGVDQRVIDGRNLEEVSIGDYILSGGEPAALILLDAIVRILPGVMGNDLSGLHESFEGGLLEHPQYTRPQVWEGREIPVVLTSGNHGAIAKWQRQEAEQLTKERRPDLLDQTHKK; from the coding sequence ATGAGTTTCCGGGCAACCATCCTGACACTGTATCCCGAGATGTTTCCCGGCCATCTCGGCACCTCGCTCGCGGGAAAGGCGATGCAGCGTGGGCAATGGTCGCTGGACACCGTGCAAATACGCGATTTCGCGACCGACAAGCACCGCACCGTCGATGACACGCCGGCCGGCGGCGGCGCCGGCATGGTGCTGAAACCAGACGTGCTTGCCCGCGCCATCGACCACGCCAGCGAAAACGACGACCGCCCGCGCCTGCTGATGAGCCCGCGCGGGAAGCCGCTGACACAGAAGCGGGTGCGTGAACTCGCCGCCGGCAACGGCGTCATCATCGTCTGCGGCCGATTCGAGGGCGTCGACCAGCGGGTGATCGACGGCCGCAATCTAGAGGAAGTCTCGATCGGCGACTATATTCTTTCCGGCGGCGAGCCGGCGGCCCTGATCCTGCTCGACGCCATCGTCCGCATCCTGCCCGGCGTCATGGGCAACGATCTTTCGGGGCTGCATGAGAGCTTCGAAGGCGGCCTACTCGAACATCCGCAGTACACGCGGCCGCAGGTCTGGGAAGGACGCGAAATTCCGGTGGTACTGACTTCAGGCAATCACGGCGCCATCGCCAAATGGCAGAGGCAAGAGGCGGAGCAATTGACGAAAGAGCGCCGGCCGGATTTGCTCGATCAAACGCATAAGAAATAA
- a CDS encoding VOC family protein, whose product MCHSSQGIKPKELSMSNTVDMKFEIVVIPVSDVDRAKRFYDGLGWRLDADFASDDGGYRVVQFTPPGSGCSVIFGKTVTAAAPGSAKGLYLIVSDIEAARKELLGRGVEVSEVFHDASGAYAGTDEPYLFGRIRVSGRDPDHRSYRSFASFNDPDGNGWLLQEITGRLPGRVDANTTTFTSPADLASALRRAEMAHGEHEKRTGQRDEEWPTWYAEYMVSEQAGRPLPL is encoded by the coding sequence ATGTGTCATTCCTCTCAAGGCATCAAACCTAAGGAGCTGAGCATGAGCAATACCGTTGACATGAAGTTCGAGATTGTCGTCATCCCTGTTTCAGACGTCGATCGCGCCAAGCGCTTTTACGATGGGCTGGGTTGGAGGCTCGACGCCGATTTCGCCTCCGACGATGGCGGCTACCGCGTCGTCCAGTTTACGCCACCGGGCTCCGGCTGCTCCGTCATCTTCGGCAAGACCGTCACCGCAGCAGCACCCGGCTCCGCAAAGGGCCTGTACCTGATCGTCTCCGACATCGAGGCCGCCCGCAAGGAGCTGCTCGGCCGCGGCGTCGAGGTCAGCGAGGTGTTCCACGACGCCAGCGGCGCTTACGCCGGCACGGACGAACCCTACCTGTTTGGGCGAATTCGGGTCAGCGGTCGAGACCCCGATCATCGCAGCTACCGCTCCTTCGCCTCATTCAACGATCCGGATGGCAACGGCTGGCTATTGCAGGAGATCACAGGAAGATTGCCCGGACGCGTGGACGCGAATACGACGACATTCACTTCGCCGGCCGATCTCGCAAGCGCGCTCCGCCGTGCAGAGATGGCCCATGGCGAACATGAGAAGCGAACCGGCCAGCGCGATGAGGAATGGCCGACTTGGTATGCCGAGTACATGGTTAGTGAACAGGCGGGCAGACCGCTGCCATTGTGA
- a CDS encoding NCS1 family nucleobase:cation symporter-1, whose translation MTVNNPSPSLYNEDLAPAEERKWGAFSIFNVWTSDVHSLWGYYLAASLFLLCGSFINFVIAIGIGSLVIFFFMSLVGNAGVRTGVPFPVLARASFGTFGANLPALVRAVVACFWYGAQTAAASGAIVALLIRNDSLLAFHQNSHLLGHSTLEVICYVVVWGLQLLIIQHGMETVRKFQDLAGPAVWVMMLFLAVYLIVKSGTFSFGSEIPRDVLLEKTKDAGVPGEPGSFAALAAVAATWITYFAALYLNFCDFSRYATDTKTLRKGNLWGLPINLLAFCLVAGVTTTAAFAVYGEVLLHPEAISAKFDSWFLALLAALTFAVATLGINVVANFVSPAFDFANVFPKHISFKRGGFIAALIALVLYPFAPWETGAAHFVNFIGSTMGPIFGIMMVDYYLIRKGQLNVEALYHENGEFEFQSGWHVNALIAFVIGGLFSSILPTFTSILPDWWGTYGWFFGVAIGGGVYYVLRMRGAPAAAALQK comes from the coding sequence ATGACAGTGAATAATCCATCGCCCTCGCTTTACAACGAGGATCTGGCGCCCGCCGAAGAACGAAAGTGGGGGGCTTTCAGCATTTTCAACGTCTGGACCTCAGACGTCCATAGCCTGTGGGGCTATTATCTCGCCGCGAGCCTTTTTCTGCTCTGCGGCAGCTTCATCAATTTCGTCATTGCCATCGGCATCGGCTCGCTGGTGATTTTCTTCTTCATGAGCCTCGTGGGCAATGCCGGCGTCAGGACCGGCGTGCCCTTCCCGGTGCTGGCGCGTGCTTCGTTCGGCACATTCGGCGCCAATCTGCCGGCGCTGGTGCGCGCCGTTGTCGCCTGCTTCTGGTATGGCGCGCAGACGGCCGCCGCCTCGGGCGCAATCGTCGCGCTGCTGATCCGCAATGACAGTCTTCTCGCCTTCCACCAGAACAGTCACTTGCTCGGCCATTCCACCCTGGAAGTCATTTGCTATGTCGTCGTATGGGGCCTGCAGTTGCTGATCATTCAGCACGGCATGGAGACGGTGCGGAAGTTCCAGGATCTGGCTGGTCCAGCGGTCTGGGTGATGATGCTTTTCCTCGCCGTGTATCTGATCGTGAAGTCCGGCACCTTCTCCTTCGGTTCCGAAATTCCGCGGGACGTGCTGCTCGAGAAGACCAAGGATGCCGGCGTGCCGGGCGAGCCGGGCAGCTTTGCCGCGCTCGCCGCGGTCGCCGCGACTTGGATCACCTATTTTGCGGCGCTCTATCTGAACTTCTGCGATTTCTCGCGCTATGCCACGGACACGAAAACCCTGCGCAAGGGCAATCTGTGGGGTCTGCCGATCAACCTTCTGGCTTTCTGCCTCGTTGCCGGCGTAACGACGACGGCCGCGTTTGCCGTCTATGGCGAAGTGCTGCTGCATCCGGAAGCAATCTCGGCAAAATTCGACAGTTGGTTCCTGGCGCTGCTGGCGGCGCTCACCTTCGCGGTGGCAACGCTCGGCATCAACGTCGTGGCGAATTTCGTCTCGCCGGCTTTCGACTTCGCCAATGTCTTCCCGAAGCACATCAGCTTCAAGCGCGGCGGCTTTATCGCGGCATTGATTGCGCTGGTGCTTTATCCCTTCGCACCATGGGAGACGGGTGCCGCGCACTTCGTCAACTTCATCGGTTCCACCATGGGTCCGATCTTCGGCATCATGATGGTCGACTATTATCTGATCCGCAAAGGTCAACTAAACGTCGAGGCGCTCTACCATGAGAATGGCGAGTTCGAATTCCAGAGCGGTTGGCATGTCAATGCTCTGATTGCCTTCGTCATCGGCGGCCTGTTCTCGTCGATCCTGCCGACCTTCACCAGCATTCTGCCGGATTGGTGGGGAACCTACGGTTGGTTCTTCGGCGTCGCCATCGGCGGCGGGGTTTACTACGTGCTCAGGATGCGCGGCGCACCGGCCGCCGCCGCGTTACAGAAGTAA